In a single window of the Streptomyces sp. NBC_00353 genome:
- a CDS encoding cysteine hydrolase family protein, whose translation MEIAENAALVVVDVQEGFEEEGYWGPRNNPEADRNIAELIDAWQESGRPVVFVRHDSAKPDSPLRPGYSGNAFKGYVEERRGKGSGPELFLTKTVNSAFYGTPDLGAWLNEAGVRQIVVAGIQTNMCAETTARMGGNLGYEVFFAFDATYTFDAIGPWGWELSADQLARATAVTLHSGGFAKVVASAELVAAAGK comes from the coding sequence ATGGAGATTGCAGAGAACGCAGCGCTGGTCGTGGTGGACGTGCAGGAGGGCTTTGAGGAGGAGGGGTACTGGGGGCCGCGGAACAATCCCGAGGCTGATCGGAACATCGCCGAACTGATCGATGCGTGGCAGGAGAGCGGGCGCCCCGTCGTATTCGTACGGCATGACTCGGCGAAGCCGGATTCGCCGCTGCGGCCCGGGTACTCGGGGAACGCGTTCAAGGGATACGTGGAGGAACGGCGGGGAAAGGGCAGTGGGCCCGAGCTGTTCCTGACGAAGACGGTCAATTCAGCCTTCTACGGGACGCCCGATCTGGGGGCGTGGCTGAACGAGGCCGGAGTACGGCAGATCGTGGTGGCCGGGATCCAGACCAACATGTGCGCGGAGACGACGGCGCGAATGGGCGGGAATCTCGGGTACGAGGTGTTCTTCGCGTTCGATGCGACGTACACGTTCGACGCGATCGGACCCTGGGGGTGGGAACTGAGCGCGGACCAGCTGGCGCGGGCCACCGCTGTGACGCTGCACAGCGGTGGGTTCGCGAAGGTCGTGGCCAGTGCGGAGCTGGTGGCGGCCGCGGGGAAGTGA
- a CDS encoding ABC transporter permease, protein MSSTNTPQQAPATPQATAGPHPHAQRGPQALSPARTLATAARVLRQLTHDPRTVALLLLIPVVMITLLRYVFDGSPRTFDAIGASLLGIFPLITMFLVTSIATLRERTSGTLERLLAMPLGKGDLIAGYALAFGAVAILQSLLATALSVWVLGLDVVGSPWLLLLVALLDALLGTALGLFVSAFAASEFQAVQFMPAVIFPQLLLCGLFIARDRMAPVLEAISNVLPMSYAVDGMNEVLHHTDVTGNFVRDVLIVAGCALLVLTLGAATLRRRTA, encoded by the coding sequence ATGAGCTCGACGAACACGCCGCAGCAAGCCCCCGCCACTCCGCAGGCAACCGCCGGCCCCCACCCCCACGCGCAGCGCGGGCCCCAGGCACTCAGCCCCGCCCGCACCCTCGCCACCGCCGCCCGCGTCCTGCGCCAGCTGACCCACGACCCGCGAACCGTCGCGCTGCTGCTCCTCATCCCGGTCGTGATGATCACGCTGCTGCGGTACGTCTTCGACGGCAGCCCGCGCACGTTCGACGCGATCGGCGCCTCGCTGCTCGGCATCTTCCCGCTGATCACGATGTTCCTGGTGACGTCGATCGCCACCCTCCGCGAACGCACCTCGGGGACCCTGGAACGCCTCCTCGCCATGCCGCTGGGCAAGGGTGATCTGATCGCCGGTTACGCCCTCGCGTTCGGCGCCGTCGCGATCCTCCAGTCCCTCCTGGCCACCGCGCTCTCGGTCTGGGTGCTCGGCCTCGACGTGGTCGGCTCCCCCTGGCTGCTGCTCCTCGTCGCCCTGCTCGACGCCCTGCTCGGCACGGCACTCGGCCTGTTCGTCTCCGCCTTCGCCGCATCCGAGTTCCAGGCCGTCCAGTTCATGCCGGCCGTGATCTTCCCGCAGCTCCTGCTCTGCGGCCTGTTCATCGCACGAGACCGGATGGCGCCCGTCCTCGAAGCCATCTCGAACGTCCTGCCCATGTCCTACGCGGTCGACGGCATGAACGAAGTCCTCCACCACACCGACGTCACCGGCAACTTCGTCCGTGACGTCCTGATCGTGGCGGGCTGCGCCCTCCTCGTCCTCACCCTCGGCGCAGCCACCCTCCGCCGCCGCACCGCCTGA
- a CDS encoding class I SAM-dependent methyltransferase yields MPHTDPPAPRPRALSFDRAAAQYAAARPGYPPALFASVEELTGRPLRGARTLDIGAGTGISTRLLHDRGAHVTAVEPGPGMAAELHRALPQIPIVRGDGNRLPFATASADLITYAQSWHWTDQALAAPEALRVLRPGGALALWWNVSDHSVPWIAEQDARLRRFFGADHSAHGSPVHSRDLPAGLRFAHRTLPWTRRVPLDTHLANLGSHSAFLVLGEEPTRRFLNEERVRLAELFPDGAVEESYVVDLSVATR; encoded by the coding sequence ATGCCCCACACGGACCCGCCCGCCCCCCGTCCCCGCGCCCTCTCCTTCGACCGCGCCGCCGCCCAGTACGCCGCGGCCCGGCCCGGCTACCCGCCCGCTCTCTTCGCCTCGGTCGAAGAGCTCACCGGTCGCCCCTTGCGCGGTGCCCGCACCCTCGACATCGGGGCGGGCACGGGAATCTCCACCCGCCTCCTCCACGACCGGGGCGCCCACGTCACGGCCGTCGAGCCGGGCCCCGGCATGGCGGCGGAACTCCACCGGGCGCTCCCGCAGATCCCGATCGTGCGCGGTGACGGCAACCGCCTCCCCTTCGCCACCGCCTCGGCCGATCTGATCACGTATGCCCAGTCCTGGCACTGGACCGACCAGGCCCTCGCCGCCCCCGAGGCCCTCCGCGTGCTGCGCCCGGGCGGCGCGCTTGCGCTCTGGTGGAACGTCTCCGACCACTCCGTCCCCTGGATCGCCGAGCAGGACGCCCGCCTCCGCCGCTTCTTCGGCGCCGACCACAGCGCCCACGGTTCGCCCGTCCACTCCCGCGACCTGCCGGCCGGGCTCCGCTTCGCACACCGCACGCTGCCCTGGACCCGCCGGGTGCCGCTGGACACGCACCTCGCCAACCTCGGCAGCCACTCCGCATTCCTCGTCCTCGGTGAGGAACCCACCCGCCGGTTCCTCAACGAGGAGCGCGTCCGCCTCGCGGAGCTCTTCCCTGACGGCGCGGTCGAGGAGAGCTACGTGGTCGACCTCAGCGTGGCGACGCGCTGA
- the proC gene encoding pyrroline-5-carboxylate reductase: protein MTQTVAVLGTGKIGEALLSGMIRAGWRPADLLVTARRSERAEELRTRYGVESVTNAEAAKCADILILAVKPQDMGRLLEELTPHITADRLVISAAAGITTGFIEDRLAARTPVVRVMPNTPVLVDEGMSVISAGSHATIDHLAAAEAIFGGVGKTLRVPESQQDAATALSGSGPAYFYFLVEAMTDAGILLGLPRAQAHDLIVQAAIGAAVMLRDSGEHPVKLREAVTSPAGTTISAIRELENHGVRAALIAALEAARDRSRELASGNG, encoded by the coding sequence ATGACCCAGACAGTCGCAGTCCTCGGCACCGGCAAGATCGGCGAGGCCCTGCTCAGCGGCATGATCCGGGCGGGCTGGCGCCCCGCCGACCTGCTGGTCACCGCCCGTCGCTCCGAGCGTGCCGAGGAACTCCGTACCCGCTACGGCGTCGAGTCCGTCACCAACGCCGAGGCCGCCAAGTGCGCCGACATCCTCATCCTCGCGGTCAAGCCCCAGGACATGGGCCGGCTCCTCGAGGAGCTCACCCCTCACATCACCGCCGACCGCCTGGTCATCAGCGCCGCCGCCGGCATCACGACCGGCTTCATCGAGGACCGCCTCGCTGCGAGGACTCCGGTCGTACGTGTCATGCCGAACACCCCCGTCCTCGTGGACGAGGGCATGTCCGTCATCTCCGCGGGCAGTCACGCCACCATCGACCATCTCGCCGCCGCCGAGGCGATCTTCGGCGGCGTGGGCAAGACCCTTCGCGTCCCCGAGTCCCAGCAGGACGCGGCGACCGCGCTCTCCGGCTCGGGACCCGCGTACTTCTACTTTCTTGTCGAGGCGATGACCGACGCGGGCATCCTGCTCGGCCTGCCGCGCGCCCAGGCCCACGACCTGATCGTGCAGGCCGCCATCGGCGCCGCGGTGATGCTCCGCGACAGCGGCGAACACCCGGTCAAGCTCCGCGAAGCCGTCACCAGCCCGGCCGGCACCACCATCAGCGCCATCCGCGAGCTGGAGAACCACGGCGTACGGGCCGCCCTGATCGCCGCCCTCGAAGCAGCCCGCGACCGCAGCCGCGAGCTGGCCTCGGGCAACGGCTGA
- a CDS encoding ABC transporter ATP-binding protein, whose translation MMNSSGVAIEARGLTVVRGDRTVLRGLDFTVEPGRITGLLGPSGCGKTTLMRAVVGTQAKVTGTLDVLGTPAGHPTLRPRIGYVTQAPSVYTDLSVRQNLDYFAAILQPGRSHRDARRATVARAIADVDLTSHADALAGTLSGGQLTRVSLAAALLGTPELLILDEPTVGLDPVLRRDLWNLFHSLAADHGTTLLVSSHVMDEAERCHRLLLMREGEILADGTPEALRTDARTATVEEAFLHLVDEAATRQENAR comes from the coding sequence ATGATGAATTCTTCGGGCGTCGCCATCGAGGCCCGCGGCCTCACCGTCGTACGAGGCGATCGAACCGTCCTGCGCGGACTCGACTTCACCGTCGAACCAGGCAGGATCACCGGACTCCTCGGACCCTCGGGCTGCGGCAAAACCACCCTGATGCGAGCTGTCGTCGGCACCCAGGCCAAGGTCACCGGCACCCTCGACGTCCTCGGCACTCCTGCGGGCCACCCCACCCTCCGCCCGCGCATCGGGTACGTCACCCAGGCACCGTCGGTCTACACCGACCTCAGCGTCCGGCAGAACCTCGACTACTTCGCGGCCATCCTCCAGCCGGGCCGCAGCCACCGGGACGCCCGCAGGGCCACCGTCGCCCGGGCCATCGCCGATGTGGACCTGACCAGCCACGCGGACGCTCTCGCCGGCACTCTCTCCGGCGGCCAGCTCACCCGCGTCTCCCTCGCCGCCGCCCTGCTCGGCACCCCCGAACTCCTGATCCTCGACGAACCCACGGTCGGGCTCGACCCGGTACTCCGCCGCGATCTGTGGAACCTCTTCCACAGCCTCGCCGCCGACCACGGCACCACGCTCCTCGTCTCGTCCCACGTCATGGACGAGGCCGAGCGCTGCCACCGCCTGCTCCTCATGCGCGAGGGCGAGATCCTCGCCGACGGCACCCCCGAGGCGCTGCGCACCGACGCCCGTACCGCCACCGTCGAAGAAGCCTTCCTTCACCTGGTCGACGAGGCCGCCACCCGTCAGGAGAACGCCCGATGA
- the ilvD gene encoding dihydroxy-acid dehydratase, whose amino-acid sequence MPQLRSRTVTHGRNMAGARALMRASGVASEDIGKPIIAVANSFTEFVPGHTHLAPVGRIVSDAIKAAGAVPREFNTIAVDDGIAMGHAGMLYSLPSRDLIADSVEYMVEAHCADALICISNCDKITPGMLMAAMRLNIPTVFVSGGPMEAGRATLVDGTVRKLDLINAISDAVNENVSDEDILRIEENACPTCGSCSGMFTANSMNCLTEVLGLSLPGNGSVLATHTARKALYEEAGRTVVEITKRYYEQDDATVLPRSIGTRAAFDNAMALDIAMGGSTNTILHLLAAAQEAELAYDLDDINEVSRRVPCLSKVAPNVAPGGTYYMEDVHRAGGIPAILGELHRGGLLNEDVHSVHSATLAEWLKNWDVRGGSPSPEAVELWHAAPGCVRSATAFSQSERWETLDLDAAGGCIRDMEHAYSKDGGLAVLKGNLAEDGCVVKTAGVDESIWTFEGPAVVCESQEEAVDKILRKEIKEGDVVVIRYEGPRGGPGMQEMLYPTSFLKGRGLGKSCALVTDGRFSGGTSGLSIGHASPEAASGGTIALVEDGDRIRIDIPNRSIDLLVPEAELTARREALNGVYAPKSRERKVSAALRAYAAMATSADRGAVRDVSKLG is encoded by the coding sequence ATGCCCCAGCTGAGGTCCCGCACTGTCACCCACGGCCGCAACATGGCGGGCGCCCGCGCCCTTATGCGGGCCTCGGGCGTAGCGAGCGAGGACATCGGCAAGCCGATCATTGCGGTCGCCAACTCCTTCACCGAGTTCGTCCCCGGCCACACCCATCTCGCACCGGTGGGCAGGATCGTCTCCGATGCCATCAAGGCCGCGGGCGCGGTGCCGCGCGAGTTCAACACCATCGCCGTCGACGACGGCATCGCGATGGGCCACGCGGGGATGCTCTACTCGCTCCCCTCCCGAGACCTGATCGCCGACTCCGTCGAGTACATGGTCGAGGCGCACTGCGCGGACGCGCTGATCTGCATCTCCAACTGCGACAAGATCACGCCCGGCATGCTGATGGCCGCGATGCGTCTGAACATCCCGACGGTCTTCGTCTCCGGCGGCCCGATGGAGGCCGGCCGGGCCACCCTGGTCGACGGTACGGTCCGCAAGCTCGACCTGATCAACGCGATCAGCGACGCGGTCAACGAGAACGTCTCGGACGAGGACATCCTCCGTATCGAGGAGAACGCCTGTCCCACCTGCGGCAGCTGTTCCGGCATGTTCACCGCCAATTCGATGAACTGCCTGACCGAGGTCCTCGGCCTCTCCCTCCCCGGCAACGGATCCGTCCTGGCCACGCACACCGCCCGCAAGGCGCTGTACGAGGAGGCCGGCCGTACGGTCGTCGAGATCACCAAGCGCTACTACGAGCAGGACGACGCGACGGTCCTGCCGCGCTCCATCGGCACCCGCGCCGCCTTCGACAACGCCATGGCGCTGGACATCGCCATGGGCGGCTCCACCAACACGATCCTGCACCTGCTCGCCGCGGCTCAGGAGGCCGAGCTGGCCTACGACCTCGACGACATCAACGAGGTCTCCCGCCGCGTCCCCTGCCTGTCGAAGGTCGCGCCCAACGTGGCCCCCGGCGGCACGTACTACATGGAGGACGTCCACCGGGCAGGCGGCATCCCCGCCATCCTCGGTGAGCTCCACCGAGGCGGCCTGCTCAACGAGGACGTGCACTCGGTGCACTCCGCCACCCTCGCCGAGTGGCTGAAGAACTGGGACGTCCGTGGCGGCTCTCCGTCCCCCGAGGCCGTCGAACTGTGGCACGCGGCCCCCGGCTGCGTCCGTTCCGCGACCGCTTTCTCGCAGTCCGAGCGCTGGGAGACCCTCGACCTGGACGCGGCGGGCGGCTGCATCCGCGACATGGAGCACGCGTACTCCAAGGACGGCGGCCTCGCGGTCCTCAAGGGGAATCTCGCCGAGGACGGCTGCGTCGTGAAGACGGCGGGCGTCGACGAGTCGATCTGGACCTTCGAGGGCCCGGCGGTCGTCTGCGAGTCGCAGGAAGAGGCCGTCGACAAGATCCTCCGCAAGGAGATCAAGGAGGGCGACGTGGTCGTCATCCGTTACGAGGGTCCGCGCGGCGGCCCCGGCATGCAGGAGATGCTCTACCCCACCTCCTTCCTCAAGGGCCGTGGCCTCGGCAAGAGCTGCGCCCTGGTGACCGACGGCCGCTTCTCCGGCGGTACGTCGGGTCTGTCGATCGGCCACGCCTCGCCGGAGGCGGCATCGGGCGGCACGATCGCGCTCGTCGAGGACGGCGACCGGATCAGGATCGACATCCCGAACCGGTCGATCGACCTCCTCGTCCCTGAGGCCGAGCTGACCGCCCGCCGTGAGGCGCTGAACGGCGTGTACGCGCCGAAGAGCCGCGAGCGCAAGGTCTCGGCGGCGCTGCGGGCGTACGCGGCGATGGCGACGAGCGCTGACCGCGGCGCGGTGCGCGACGTCTCCAAGCTCGGCTGA
- a CDS encoding GlxA family transcriptional regulator, with amino-acid sequence MATGPAPTPTRIALVSFPGVRAFDVSVITEVWGVDRTDRGVPPFDLRRIAADPAPIPLRGGLSLTPDRTLSWLTRADLIVVPGLDDHLTPAPAPVLEALRRAHARSTPIAALCGGAFTLAQAALLDGRRAVTHWNLTDLLRAHHPRVTVVPDALFLHDDNIWTSAGTAAGIDLCLHLVRTTHGAEAAAAIARSMVTAPFRTGTQAQFIEHPTPHTDRDADTLAAVRAHALTHLAEPHTVTGLAARARMSPRSFARHFQATTGTTPLRWLITQRIAAAQKLLERTDLPLPEVARRTGFGSEITMRQHFATQLATSPRDYRLAFRHTLGQPEVDMERPHP; translated from the coding sequence ATGGCGACCGGACCCGCACCCACCCCCACTCGCATCGCCCTGGTCTCGTTCCCGGGCGTCCGGGCGTTCGACGTCTCGGTCATCACCGAGGTGTGGGGCGTGGACCGCACCGACCGTGGCGTCCCGCCCTTCGACCTGCGCCGCATCGCCGCCGACCCGGCCCCCATCCCCCTGCGCGGCGGCCTCTCCCTCACCCCTGACCGCACCCTCTCCTGGCTGACCCGCGCCGACCTGATCGTCGTCCCCGGCCTCGACGACCACCTGACACCCGCCCCCGCCCCGGTCCTGGAAGCCCTCCGTCGCGCACACGCCCGCTCCACTCCGATCGCCGCGCTCTGCGGCGGCGCATTCACCCTGGCCCAGGCAGCCCTCCTTGACGGCCGCCGGGCCGTCACCCACTGGAACCTCACCGATCTCCTTCGCGCCCACCACCCCCGCGTGACGGTCGTCCCGGATGCGCTGTTCCTCCACGACGACAACATCTGGACGTCAGCGGGCACTGCGGCCGGCATCGACCTCTGCCTCCATCTCGTCCGTACGACCCATGGCGCCGAAGCCGCAGCAGCGATCGCCCGTTCGATGGTCACGGCCCCGTTCCGCACCGGAACCCAGGCCCAATTCATCGAGCACCCCACCCCGCACACCGACCGGGATGCCGACACCCTCGCCGCCGTACGGGCCCACGCCCTGACCCACCTGGCCGAACCGCACACGGTGACCGGCCTCGCCGCCCGTGCCCGCATGTCCCCCCGCTCCTTCGCCCGCCACTTCCAGGCGACCACGGGCACCACACCCCTGCGCTGGCTGATCACTCAGCGCATCGCCGCAGCTCAAAAGCTTCTGGAGCGCACCGACCTCCCCCTCCCCGAGGTGGCCCGCCGTACCGGCTTCGGCAGCGAGATCACGATGCGCCAGCACTTCGCCACCCAGCTGGCCACCAGCCCTCGCGACTACCGCCTGGCCTTCCGGCACACCCTGGGCCAACCGGAGGTTGACATGGAACGCCCGCATCCGTAA